DNA from Geobacillus vulcani PSS1:
GATGTCAATCCTTTAATATACACGTGCCCGCCCTTACGCTGGCGGGCAAACTCCCGATCCAGCTGCTCATACGCTTCTGGATGTCGATCAAAATACGCGAACAACGGCGCCAACGTTTTTTCGTTGATCAGCACTGTTTCCTCCGTCACCCGCAACATCGCCTGCAAAGCGGCGACATCGCGGTCTTCGATCGCATCTTTTAAACGCATAATGGCCATTTCTCGGCTCGCGGCCGTCTTCAGCGTCCCATATCCACTCCAAACGAGCGCCCCGAGCCCCCACAGAACGGCAATGGCGAAAAGCAACGAGCCGATGAGACGGTATTGCTTTTTTCTCTTTTCCCGAGACAAAACGCGCTCCCGCTGCCGCTTCTCATAGCGAGCCAGCGCGGCAGCACCGTCCTGCGCGCCGCGGCCCCCCGTTCCCCCTCTGTTCGTGTTTGGTTCCAACATATGCGGCTCCATGATGGCTTCCCCTCTCCTTCTCTCTGTCTAGTTCCACTTTATGTAAGAAGCAGGGAATATATGTTACACGAGCCACCATGCGTTTTCTATTATAGCCAATCAGAAAAAAA
Protein-coding regions in this window:
- a CDS encoding zinc ribbon domain-containing protein encodes the protein MEPHMLEPNTNRGGTGGRGAQDGAAALARYEKRQRERVLSREKRKKQYRLIGSLLFAIAVLWGLGALVWSGYGTLKTAASREMAIMRLKDAIEDRDVAALQAMLRVTEETVLINEKTLAPLFAYFDRHPEAYEQLDREFARQRKGGHVYIKGLTSHPPVFTIHVFEDRYVFEPTLYFLHVRVDDPEASLVVNGVKTEERATKDPFVKKMGPYLPGAYAVTVVHSNGKKKTVRVELFGGARVHEVDVTK